The nucleotide sequence ATCGGGGGGTACCGGTAGGACCGGGGGTACCGACAGGCCCAGGCGGCAGCACGGATGGAGTCCACGCCTTCCTACAGCGCACCGCGCCACTTCCCTCTCATTTGCATAACCTGCCTAGCGACGGCCGCCGATTGGCTGGGCGTGGGCCGGGCTGCACGCTGATTGGCGGAGAGAAAGTGAAAGCGCGGGGAACGCGCAAACGCCTCCGCCAGGATGCCCCGGGTACTTCCGGTCCGGCCTCCCGGTACTTCCGCCCTGCAGCGAGGGCAGGGGAAGAGTGGTTCCGGGGCATGGTGTCAGCGTGCAGGGCACATCCGTGAACCGGTGGGAGGGCATAAATTGCCCcctaaacaccccaaaatataatgaaataccCCCAAAATCCcacaaacccaccccaaaatacactgaaatacCCCCAAACATTAAAATACCCCCAAAATTCCATAGAAATACACCGAAATACCACCAAAATACCtccaaaacacactgaaatacCCCAAAACATACTAAAATAACCTTAAATCACTCAAAACCACCCCCAAATACCACTACACTACCCACTAAACCCCTTCGCAGGGCATTCAGGTCCTTTTTAGGGCCGTTTTGGGTCAAACTGGGCTGATTTGTGCTATTTTGGGGGGCAATTCAAGGTAGTTTTGGGTAATTCCATTGAATCCCACCTTAGTTTACAATTAAAGGCCCATTGGCATAGGGACCGCTCCCAGTGGAGCATCCCAACCTttccccccattcaccccatccCAGCAGAGGGAGGAATCTTCCTTTGATCCCATCTCCACTCCCCCTTTAAAgcccattcccattatcccatcccTCAATCCAGGTTTTCGAGGCTCTTTTCCAAGGACACccaaaggcagaagctgtttaTTAGGAGGGAAGTGCCAGGGATGGCTCCTAACGGTTGGATTTGGCCACACGCTCCAGCTCATCCTTCTTCTTGATGGCATAAGAGTTGGAAGAGCCCTGGAAGGAAGGGATCAAGGTTGGAGATGGGGGGGTCCATacatccccattcccaatgggaatgtGACAACGgtgatccctgcatcccatcctcCTCACCTTGGCAGCATTGATGAGCTCATCCGCCAAGCACTCTGCAATGGTCTTGATGTTGCGGAACGCGGCTTCCCGGGCGCCGGTGCACAGCAGCCAAATGGCCTAATGGGAAAGGTGGGAATTAGGGATGGAAAAGGGGATGTTGGGATGCATAGAGTGACATTCCCTAAAGGAAAAGGTGGGAATTAGGGATGGAAAAGGGGATGTGGGGGTGCATGGAGCAACATTCCCTAAAGGAAAAGGTGGGAATTAGGGATGGAAAGGGCATGTGGGGatgttgggatgcagggagccaAATGGcccaaaggaaaagaggagaattAGGGATGGAAAAGGGAATGTTGGGATGCAAGGGGTGGGGAGCCAAATTGCCTAATGGAAAAGACGGGAATTAGGGATGGAAAAGGGGATGTTGGGACTCAGGAATCCAAATGGCCTAAGGGAAAAGACGGGAATTAGGGATGGAAAAGGGGATGTTGGGACTCAGGAATCCAAATGGCCtaaaggaaaagatgagaaTTAGGGATGGAAAAGGAGATGTTGGGACTCAGGAATCCAAATGGCCTAATGGAAAAGCTGGGAATtagggatggagaaggggaCACAAAGGGGGGGCATCCATAGGGTACCTGATTGACACGGCGCAGGGGGGACACATCCACAGCCTGCCTCCGGACTGTGCCCGCACGGCCAATCCGGGTCGAGTCTTCCCGAGGGCCAGAATTGATGATGGCATTGACCAGGACCTGCAGCGGGTTCTGCAATGGGATAAAGGGGGGATCAGCACAAgaggggatatggggatggaaAGGGGATATGGGAACCCCATGGGCACCTCTCCGGTGAGCAGGTGGATGATCTCGAAGGCGTGCTTGACGATGCGCACGGTCATGA is from Melopsittacus undulatus isolate bMelUnd1 chromosome 28 unlocalized genomic scaffold, bMelUnd1.mat.Z SUPER_28_unloc_1, whole genome shotgun sequence and encodes:
- the RPS5 gene encoding small ribosomal subunit protein uS7, yielding MSDWETAPAVTETPDIKLFGKWSTDDVQINDISLQDYIAVKEKYAKYLPHSAGRYAAKRFRKAQCPIVERLTNSMMMHGRNNGKKLMTVRIVKHAFEIIHLLTGENPLQVLVNAIINSGPREDSTRIGRAGTVRRQAVDVSPLRRVNQAIWLLCTGAREAAFRNIKTIAECLADELINAAKGSSNSYAIKKKDELERVAKSNR